From Spodoptera frugiperda isolate SF20-4 chromosome 27, AGI-APGP_CSIRO_Sfru_2.0, whole genome shotgun sequence:
CCATTTTCCCTTCTTCtgtttgtttatctttattttcttctttacaCTTTGTTTCTTCTTTTTCATGTTTTCCTtctgttttatatttagattttatttcttcttctttattCTTTTTCATATTAACTGTTTCGTCTATAAGTGTTATTTTTGCGGCGGGTAGCGTGACACTAGTTCGTTTCATTGTTTTGACATCGCTTAGTGTATTGGATAGAGGACagtatgtgtttttattatggCTACTTGAATAATATACTGCTACTGAAGTCACGTGTCCCAAAGGCTATACTAAGATCATTTAACGACCATTTTAGAAAACCTTGAGGAATTTGCCACTTCACAGAGCACTTGTATTTAATAGTTTAGTTTATCGAGTCATTATAAACTACTTAGCACTTTTTTCACTTATTCCTATTATTAGGCAGTGTTTAGTTTAAGCCTTTAGTGATGTCATGTACACGGTTGACCTGTGAGTGAAGCAATCTGTTGATCCAGTTGCTATGAATCATTTAATCATTTCATTGTGGATTCACAATGACGTACGAGTCAACGATCGGTTTAAaaggagtctagaattgtgtttAACGTTTTGCGAATATAATGTTCAACAAAATTCTTGTACTGTTATTGTAGTACAATAATCTTGAATTCAAGTGGAACGAAGTATAACCATGTTAAATTGCCTACATGTGTTTTCTTCACTTGTTTAAACATaattctgtatgtatgtatgcgtGTTTTTAATCTTATACATAAGGTTGTTGCCATTTGTCATAGTTGAAACTGTATTGTTTTATCGCTTGACAGCATTTAgagcttattattttttttacgcaGATTAGGAGAGGCCTTTTAAGAGTTAGATTAGGAGGGGATTTTAGTAAGAAGAGATGTGTAGTGTCTATTTTACAATTTGTAAAAGAATTAAATGCTATTCTATTTtgaccttaaaaaaaaacgcgtatttttttttaaaagcaggCAACGCTCCCTTttttcctctggtgttgctggtgtccatgggcagcactgttcgcttaccatcaggtgaagaGTCTGCGTCTAATCGTTTGCCCCTATTcgataaaaaaaagaagaaagagggaaattaaaattaaaatgaagtttaaaaacaaatacttgtTTCGGAGTTCTTTTTTTAGGAAATATTTAGTACAATACCAAACAAGAAGATTAATGTTTTGaacattgttgtttttataactattactGTGCCCGTATTACgcgtttgctttatgttgaacgaaaatcTGCTTAAATGAAAACCgtgttctgattggccagtgcgTATGGACCAACCAATCGGGTCGCCGAACAcactctcgttaaacgtaaaacatactTGTACTAATGGCACTGACAACATGTCAATTATTGTAGATGCAATAATCGTCtagatatgtaaatatttttgtataacaatTCAATTCACAGTTGTACTAAGTCATATTTCTCTAATCTTAAGGTCTTAAGCGACAGTATCCTCTTATTTAAGCCATTCTGTCTTAGCTATATTCAGCCATATGGTGACTAATGAGGAAaagttagaaaatatttttatatgattgaACATTTGAATGGAAATGGAATgaagaaatgtaaaaataatctttGATGATTCATAAATGTAAAGTTAAACATGTTCTTGAGTTCATTAAGAATTCACTAACGTTCATATAAATatagagctgcagactacctagcgggttactggggctccgggtcgaagagcaggagtaggaacgggatgattttctagtcagtaagaggtgAGAGCAGAAGAGTATTAGTTTTTATGTACAAGTCGAGAAGAACATTCATTTTCATTAACAGTTATATACTGTAGATAAGCTAAAACAACGGTTTATTACattgagaaaagctcaactaatttcgagtcacagagggacatGATGAAGAACTGCATGACGTCACCGCGTTAATCTTTTCTCATATTTAACTAAATTCAACggtttactgtttttttttttaatttagtatatctcataatagttattataaaaactgtaGATCAACTTATAACAACGATTCAGAAACATTCCTATCTTCCTTCATATGTCTAGCACCAAGTGCCTCAGCCTGCTGCACGGTATCAGGTAACACGTCTTCCGCAGTATCAGGCATCATCATCACTATCAGGGCGGTAGTCAGTGACAAGCCTCCGATGATAAGTGATGGGAACCCTTTCCAATAACGGATCTGGAACAAGCAAATCAATGAGTAGAAGTATGTCTCGAAGATTGTGTTGAATTGGTTATTGATTGAGATTATCAGTTTGATTTTCGTAATATTAAGTTAATCGATCCTGGAAGCGTAGATAAAGACAATGtgagaaataataataagttgaGGTTTCGACCCCTCATGATCGTTTTGCCAACAAAGGAGTATTCTAAGTACCGTTAGACGACGAAAATCAACTAAATGAACGTCACTAGCTGTCATGTTGACACTGTCAGCTGTCAAATGTGACAGATGAGTACATTTTCCCGCGCGAAAAGTTATAACAGCGATTCATATAAACTGGatgcttgtttttttatggtttatttcgaataaagtttttaaaactgtttaagtATTGAGTTTTTActttaaagtacctacttaccaaCAAAGTTGTTTGAGGTGCAAGAATAGCACCAAATCTTCCAATGGAAGAGCACAAAGCATGCATCGTGTTTCTAGTATAAGTCGGGAACAACTCAGTAGTATACAAGTACACTGTCCCTGTTGATAAAGCCGCAGTGAACTTGCCCACGAAAAATAATGAAGTTGAAATTATTGGGTAGCctgaaaagaaataagaagTTAGAGAAGATAATATACCACatattaatggaaaaaataataaatgtcaatGTGCGTCAGTTACTATAATAGctagttataataatagtattgtTTAAGTTGGTTGTAATTACCTATAACAGATTGTTGTTAGATAGCGTAAGATCTGTTACTAGGTTAATAGGTGTTAATAGAACacgtaataatttaatattatgtgctatctaataataataattatatgtttttagctctattatttaatatagaTCTGATTTGACAGTGACAAATTTTTAACTCACCTCTCGGCACGAAAGACTGGGCGACACAAAAGAACCCAGTcattagaaaagaaaatatcaaagGCTTTTTCCTTTTGAACCTTATTAGAATGACAATAAGTAACAGACTCGCTGGTAGGTCTGCGAATGACGTCAGAGCATAATTCACGTACTTATTTCCTTCTAGAGATACGGCGTTTATCATTAAACCGTATTTGTTAAAAGTGGCTGTAATCCATGCACAAGCACAGGCCAGAAACCTTAGAAATAAAGTCTTTGATGAAAACGTCATTTTTAAAAGACTAATCAAATTCACACTGCCATCTCCTTTTTCACATTCAATTTTGTCTAGTGTAGTCTCTTCTATCCGAACTCGGCTGATCTTGGCAGCTTTCCTCAAAATACTCTTTGCTTCTTTCTTCCTACCTTTTATTAGAAGCCATCTAACGCTTTCATCTAGGAAGAAAGCGTAGAGAATGAAAATCAGAGCTGGGGTGTAGATGACTCTTAAGAAGTGCCTCCAGTATGGTACCAACCAGGCGACAAATGCCATGATAATTCCTGAGATAGACATGGATGCTATCATTAAAGGAGCAAACAAGGCTCGGTTTTCTTTGGTTACCATTTCTACACCTGGGAAAATAAAGAACGACATACCTTAATCTCAAGCtcaataataaaactagaagagcctagactgcctcgttggtcgagtggtcgcaattgcgactgccgggcaaggggtctcgggtccgtgtcgggcaaagtattactaggttttttttgggtttttcaaaaaattctcaCTAGgtgcacgaagtctggaattgtgtccggtatatggcaataggctcacccctattacatgggacttgtaaaaTAGTTGTTGaacagtgggtgtacattgtatagcggcattatgtgccgtaatgtgcacctctgcctactccttcggggatgaaaggcgtgacgttgttaaAAAAAGAGCCTAGacgaaagaaatatttttacccAACATATAATTCGGGGAGTACGTATCTCCAGAGAATGCTTCAACGAGCTCAAATGCTACGTAAGTCCAGTAGGACACAGTGACACTCCTGGCGAGACCCATAACACCACCCATAACTCCAGTAAAGACTATCATTTTCTTTCTTCCTatcctgaaaaaatatttatttaattgtaatggAAATTAAACGATgtttgaacataatattttcttgaaaaacaaaaatgatgtTACTGCTATAGTTTTACAAGAAACTTACTTGTCAGAGATTGGTCCTAAAAAGAGTAATCCAAGCATATATCCAAAGCTGTGCACTGTTCCAACTAGGGCTCGTTTCCAATCCTGACAGCCAAGCTGAAACTGATGATAAAAATGCTAATTTTAAATCCATACAAAATCGGCCCAATTCATGCAGCGTAAAATCGTAACCTGTTAAGGTAAGCGtacacaggcccgcatcgtacgcatcccacgcaacggattttactttgtcttgtataaaaactcatacaactgcgtccactaatcCGCAACGTATGGATTgaatcatcggcaatgcctacatgagAAGCGTATCGATGACGTCAAaaggaatgcgtacgatgcgtgcgatgcgggttTGTGGAAGCTTACCTTTATTGATCATTGGCTCATTTCATATTTTGATGCTACTATACATACAAAGAGTGAAAGCAGAAAAATCTGTCAACCTATCAGGGAGGTCTGAGTgtgatattaatattgaatgttTTATGAGGGTCAGATTTTCTAATGGTAATTTTGCTTTGGCATTGAAGAACAGGTGCAATTCTAATTCTGTCTTATTTTAGTTGCAGTAAATTACATTAttgctttttaaaataagtggtatgtataggtacttacttcagCCACAAAACTGGTAGGGTCATCATACTCCCACTCCTCACAATCCTCCACAATAGACAAGCTACAGTTTACTGAACATATGCCGTTGTCATCTCTGAGCTGGTACTTGTGACACGTGTCCTGTGTCAGGTTCAGGGCTGTTGCTGACATTGATGTGGTGTTCATACATTCTGGGTATTTGCAGCTGTAAGTGGGGTGTAGTCAGTTATCAAACAAAGGTAATGACTATCATATAACATACTTTATGACTTTTGTAATACCAGAAATATTAAGACAGTATGAGCTAATAGGAGTTTTGCAGTTGCCATTGAAATTCTCTGGATGCACCTATTCTCTtatggtttaatttattatagccagtaggctgcgcgacgtcgccgcgtctgcgcacgctattcatgatgaagagtgcctctgtgactcaaaactagtagagcttttccccattaattaacgtgaataaaccgtgattttcagtaatttactatgtttcatgatagatattataaaaatattattaattgtagtCGAATTTGAAGACTAAGCTTACCTATAATCAACCATACCCACAGCAAATACGTAGTTCATGCAGTAGAATCCGTTGGTGAAACAAGCGAACATCAGAAATGGCATGAATCGCACATAGTACGGTCCTAGAGGACGGAATTTTGCCAATATGTTTTCTAAGGCCATTTCTTCATCTTGAGTTGGTTTGGTTCTCTccaaaaatgtctgtctgttttcTTGCATGTCTGTAACTGTTTGAATGGGGTTTTGAACGGGTTGGGCCTATTCTATCTCAAAAATTGGCGAAAGGTTGGGGTACCATTTATTCATTATCGTTTGAggtcattatcatcatcatcgtatcaaccacaagacgtccactactgcaatagcctcccccaatgactttctTATAGGCCGGTTGGAAATAGCAACCGTAGCGTTTGTGATCAATGATGCAGAAatagtacattttaaaattcaagtattcttccaattaaatcataattatgataaagaacagaaaaatatttttgaaaagaaatacatacCTCTGAATAAAGCTTTAAAAATCCACAATGCAAAAATCCACTTTAACTATAGCTAAATTTACGCAATTTTCAAACgcaaaaatgttacaaaaatatacctatgtgATAGTGGAgctcataatattatgtatcagCCTAATTTGTAAATGAgaattaaataaagaagaattACTATGGATGATAACAAACTTGTTTTGCGGTAAAATATCTTGTAATAAGCTTGGAATAACTATACCAGTTTTTATTATGTAGGCGTAGACTTTCAAATTCATAGATTTAGCAGCCTTTTGGGTTGAGTGTGTGTGTtaacattttctattatttattttagtgacATTTAAAgcatttgaattttacaaatatCACATTTTCATGCTGTTGCTTTTTGGTCTCATTTTTTTGTTGCATAAATTAcaccaaaatattcaaattgttttgtttgaagttattaaattaaaattaggttaAACACACATAAGGTACTCGTATATTACAGTTtagcttttgttttttgaaaggcgaaaatcatctaatgtcttctcccgccttgggcgacacgagaggaagtgtcagactcttattgactaaaaaccaccctgttcctactcctgctttgagatggagtcccggtaacctgttgCGTTGTTTGCATCTTCGGTTTACAGTTTTGgcttacatttattattacgaCGTCATTGAAATAGCTTAAAAGATCATCATTCATTTATTCTGCTGCACCAGCGGCTTCTGCTTGACGGACAGTATCAGGTAGAACATCATCAGCTGTGTCAGGTAGTGTGATGACGATGATTCCAGTCATCAGGGAGAGGCCTCCGACCAGGATCGAAGGGAGACCGTATAAATGTCGCATCTGTAATGTGGTATTATAAAGTACTGGCATttgcttatttttgtttagtttgggTTTCATTAAAGTCAAGTAACATAAAGagaataacttttattaaaaaaaaaaacccttaaacATTCTCCTAAATcggaaaaatactatgctgaaaaccgcatccaaatcggttcagccaaacgcgagataattgcgctcaaacatacatacatatatacattcaTACTGAGAATCTACTtttatgaagtcggttaataaaaatcaatcttCTATTATATTGTTTGCATACCATGcaatttcatcaaaaaccgTTCAGAAGTaacagcgtgattgacggacaaacatccaaatattcAAGCAAACAAACTTTACACATTAATGTGATTAGAGATCAAACCGTTATACTTACCATTAAAGGAGTTTGTGAAGACACGAGGGTAGCAGTTCTTCCTAATGATGAGCACAACGCATGCATCGTGTTCCTCGTGTGTGTGGGGAATAATTCTGACGTGTATAGGTAGACGATAGCAAGAGATATAGTCGCCATAAACCGTCCCACCAGGAATAGAGATATTGATAGTATTATGTTACCTGGAAGAGAAGAGCAGTTTAGTTAGTTATGTGTTTAGTTATAAAACTAAACTGTTCTGGAGTctaagtacgagtttgctttacgtttaatataatcgaaacgagagtgcgttcgccgctctgattggttggtttattggcaCTGGGGTCTAATTTTTTTGGAATTACTTCACATAATATTAACTTTGTTGCAAATTAAAAGTAAGAgaagtgattttgtttttttatattttcgagTGCAATAGGCTTCTATTAGCAaaccaacaataataaaattggtcTTGAGTAGGCAAAATGAAATATGtgcactaaaaataaaatagttgttTACCATTAAAACAAGAATTACCTTTCGGCACAAAAGACTGCGCAATACAAAAAACACCAGTCAACAGAAAAGTAAACATCAAAGGTATTCTTCTCTTGTATCTGTTCAGCAGGAATACTATAGCAAAACTGGCTGGAAGTTCAGAGAACGACGTCAGAGCGTAGTTGATGTACTTATTCCCTTCTAGTTCTACTGAGTTTATTAGTAAAGTGTACTTGTTGAACAGGCCAGTGACCCACATGCAGACACACGCTGCAAACCGAAACACCAACTTCTTCGAACCAAACGTCATTTTAAGAAGATCTATCCAATTCGTCGCTTCAACCTCCTTCTCACACTCGATACTATCTAAATCAAATTCACTCAGATCAATATTCGATGCGTTAGCTGCTTTGACTATCACATCCTTAGCTTCTGCCTTCCGCCCTTTGATTAATAACCATCTGAGACTCTCATCTAGCAGAAAagcgaataataaaaatagcaagGACGGTGCATAAATTACTCTGAGGAAATATCTCCAGTAAGGAACTGCCCAGGCTATGAGAGCCATCAATATCCCTGCTATCGACGTGCTTGCTGTCATTAGCGTGATGAATGAAACTCGATTCGCCTTTGTTACCATTTCTACACCTGCAAAGATGTAGAAATGTTTGCTTTTAGTAGTTTCAGACGTTGTCATTTACTTTGAAGTGAAATCATAAAtcttgagctcgcgttctgaagtgttcttaaatatttatgaatcaaCACAAGTATTCATGTTAAGTTAAAATTCTTGATACttgtgtacctatatttatatatgtacgtGTAAATAAACAAGAGGATTAAGAGTATTCTTGAGGAgcaatgatttaaataaatgtttttcttcaagatttattatgaagtataagatttttatgttatgtcaTTCTGTTTACAGTCTAGTGAATGCGttgtaattatgatttttttgttcaaaaatcttatattatttttcttgtgaaaaaccaaaacaaaaccattaaactaaaaactaaaaaaaactataattcatTGTACCtgctttttgggaagtcggttaaaaataagtaaatgaaatTTATTATAGATAGGTGCATTTAGGTTATTCATAGAATCAGAAAGCTGTTGGCATTTTGTGCCGTCAAATTGCTCTTAAGTTGGTGTGGTTACTTACCTAACATAAAAGTGCATGAATAAGTGTCTCCAAACAAAGCCTCGACCAGCTCTAAAATTAAGTACACCCAATAAGCTTGTGCTATACTCTTGCCAAGGCCCATCAACGCTGCTATTGTGCCCGTCAAAATTATCAGTTTCTTTCTGCCGATCCTGGAAAATATTAGTATCATAATATCGATTTATACCATAGATTTTGATACTTACTTATTTCTAGAGGGAACATTATGAATACTAGCTGATGCCTTCGTGGATTAGGGACtttgtaactaataaaagtacAGTACATCAGCTAGCTGCCGGTAGAAGACCCTTCAAAATTGGTATAGCCATTTCGGAGATTAGGCAGAACAAAGCGATCGACAGACTCTGACAGATAGACATACAaaacttgtaaaaaaaaatatgttggtgtatgtatcgtatgtatttTCATACAGATGTTGTAAAAAGCGATTATTTCAATACTAAAAACAGACAGAAAAAGTTATGAACTAACTAGGTTCTTACTTGTCAGCGAGAGGTCCCATCATGAGCAGTCCAATCATGTATCCGAAACTGTGTACTGTAATGAAACGTACGCAAGTTGGTTAAACACTGACTTTTATTGAAACACCCTCACATACAATTATCACGGATTATTAACATACCGTCTAATATACTACATCTTTCCCCTTTCGGAAAGCAATGCCCAAAGATTACTTACAACTACTTATAGCTATACTTATTACTAACTTACACAATAATACAATTGTTCTTATCTAATCTTATAAACTAGTTATTCTAATGAACAAATTATAAACTAATTATACCTTTCTTACATCTATAACTTATATCTATTCATTGTCGTCAAACAGATGAGTCAGCATTCGTGCAGTTCTTTCTTTAGACCGTTCAATAGGTATTTCGTGAGGTGACGGCGTACAAGACTGGTCCCGAGTGCTGACTGGACTCTCATAGTCACCGCTAACATCGAGCAAAGCGGACTCGCTGCTGGCTGGGCTtgcctgcgcccgcgccgtgCTCACGGCGTTTTGCGACCCTATGGATAACTTTCGTCTACGCCTAC
This genomic window contains:
- the LOC118263734 gene encoding organic cation transporter protein-like, giving the protein MQENRQTFLERTKPTQDEEMALENILAKFRPLGPYYVRFMPFLMFACFTNGFYCMNYVFAVGMVDYSCKYPECMNTTSMSATALNLTQDTCHKYQLRDDNGICSVNCSLSIVEDCEEWEYDDPTSFVAEFQLGCQDWKRALVGTVHSFGYMLGLLFLGPISDKIGRKKMIVFTGVMGGVMGLARSVTVSYWTYVAFELVEAFSGDTYSPNYMLGVEMVTKENRALFAPLMIASMSISGIIMAFVAWLVPYWRHFLRVIYTPALIFILYAFFLDESVRWLLIKGRKKEAKSILRKAAKISRVRIEETTLDKIECEKGDGSVNLISLLKMTFSSKTLFLRFLACACAWITATFNKYGLMINAVSLEGNKYVNYALTSFADLPASLLLIVILIRFKRKKPLIFSFLMTGFFCVAQSFVPRGYPIISTSLFFVGKFTAALSTGTVYLYTTELFPTYTRNTMHALCSSIGRFGAILAPQTTLLIRYWKGFPSLIIGGLSLTTALIVMMMPDTAEDVLPDTVQQAEALGARHMKEDRNVSESLL
- the LOC118263733 gene encoding organic cation transporter protein-like — encoded protein: MVVVQRVTIEDILAKFSLLSPYYLKLFSVIIFAAATNAYYSVNYVFAASNTNYRCKYPQCEDAGLPSTLEPTLQEYRCYQLPLTSNNGTCSLRNVDISSKEDLEDCDEFVYEDANSFVGENNLACADWKRTFPGMVHSFGYMIGLLMMGPLADKIGRKKLIILTGTIAALMGLGKSIAQAYWVYLILELVEALFGDTYSCTFMLGVEMVTKANRVSFITLMTASTSIAGILMALIAWAVPYWRYFLRVIYAPSLLFLLFAFLLDESLRWLLIKGRKAEAKDVIVKAANASNIDLSEFDLDSIECEKEVEATNWIDLLKMTFGSKKLVFRFAACVCMWVTGLFNKYTLLINSVELEGNKYINYALTSFSELPASFAIVFLLNRYKRRIPLMFTFLLTGVFCIAQSFVPKGNIILSISLFLVGRFMATISLAIVYLYTSELFPTHTRNTMHALCSSLGRTATLVSSQTPLMMRHLYGLPSILVGGLSLMTGIIVITLPDTADDVLPDTVRQAEAAGAAE